From the genome of Abyssicoccus albus, one region includes:
- the recQ gene encoding DNA helicase RecQ: MLEQTLKKYFGYDQFRAGQQSIIHDLIQERKALGILPTGGGKSVCYQVPALHFEGITLVISPLISLMKDQVDALVAAGIQARYMNSSMSRQAIRDVEQELLRGEIKLLYVAPERFNNEYFINILKKANIEMIAFDEAHCISQWGHDFRPSYRESIDIIKKLFPSSRYIALTATATNEVKTDILNLLNIPPHCTTINSIERPNLTLKVNPTYQRQKFIVEYIKNHSKSPGIIYVSTRKNVESLSEYLSSQGIDCLAYHGGMSNNDRIEQQRAFMYDEKRVIVATNAFGMGIDKSNIRFIIHYNMPGDIESYYQEVGRAGRDGQPSECILLYSEKDIDLQQFFIDQSNGSEDYIQKQRDKLNEMIRYKRTKQCLEAFIIHYFNPNQRLNECGRCSNCKSNDKTYDMTIEAQKIVSALYRIKDDIASELFIQMLRGEENQEILSRELNNIRTYGILKEYKTKEVRHLLDELVYKGYIYLTDEGLRCHESIKSILFDGKKVYTYPFKVKVKEIVDISTHKDIDQVLLDRLYNIRKKLSAKHNVAPIMIFQDHIIKEFSKKMPTSKKEMMNISGIGNYKLKHYCPLFIDEIKSYLAQ, encoded by the coding sequence ATGTTGGAACAAACATTAAAAAAATATTTCGGTTATGATCAATTTAGAGCGGGTCAGCAATCAATTATCCATGATTTAATACAAGAAAGAAAAGCACTTGGCATATTGCCTACTGGTGGAGGTAAGTCAGTCTGTTATCAAGTGCCTGCATTGCATTTTGAAGGAATTACTCTTGTTATATCTCCATTGATTAGTTTAATGAAAGATCAAGTCGATGCTTTGGTTGCAGCGGGTATTCAAGCTAGATATATGAATAGTTCAATGTCTAGACAAGCAATTCGTGATGTTGAACAAGAGTTATTGCGTGGTGAAATAAAATTACTATACGTTGCACCTGAACGATTTAATAATGAATATTTTATTAACATATTAAAGAAGGCCAATATCGAAATGATTGCTTTCGACGAAGCGCACTGTATTTCTCAATGGGGTCACGATTTTAGGCCGTCTTATAGAGAATCTATCGATATTATAAAAAAATTGTTTCCATCGAGTAGGTACATTGCTTTAACAGCTACTGCTACGAATGAAGTAAAGACAGATATCTTAAATTTATTAAATATTCCACCACATTGTACAACAATTAATTCTATTGAGCGGCCTAATTTAACGCTCAAAGTTAATCCAACGTATCAACGTCAAAAGTTTATCGTTGAATATATTAAAAATCATTCTAAATCACCTGGAATTATTTATGTATCGACTAGAAAAAATGTTGAATCCTTATCAGAATATTTATCTTCTCAGGGGATAGACTGCTTAGCTTATCATGGTGGTATGAGTAATAATGATAGAATTGAGCAACAACGAGCCTTTATGTATGATGAAAAACGTGTCATTGTTGCTACAAATGCATTTGGAATGGGAATAGATAAGTCGAATATTCGCTTTATTATCCATTATAATATGCCAGGTGATATAGAATCATACTATCAAGAAGTTGGTCGTGCAGGTCGTGATGGTCAACCAAGTGAATGTATTTTGCTATATTCTGAGAAAGATATAGACTTACAACAATTCTTTATTGACCAGTCGAACGGAAGTGAAGATTACATTCAAAAGCAACGTGACAAATTGAATGAAATGATTCGGTATAAAAGAACAAAGCAATGTTTAGAAGCATTTATTATTCATTACTTCAATCCGAATCAACGGTTAAATGAATGTGGGCGATGTAGTAATTGTAAATCTAATGATAAAACCTATGATATGACAATAGAGGCACAAAAAATTGTCAGTGCACTGTATAGAATAAAAGATGATATTGCATCAGAGTTGTTTATTCAAATGTTACGTGGTGAAGAGAATCAAGAAATACTGAGCCGTGAGTTAAACAACATTAGAACATATGGTATACTGAAAGAGTATAAAACTAAAGAAGTAAGGCATTTGTTAGATGAATTAGTTTATAAAGGATATATTTATTTAACTGATGAAGGATTGCGATGCCATGAAAGTATAAAATCAATTCTTTTTGATGGAAAGAAAGTTTACACCTATCCATTCAAAGTAAAAGTGAAAGAGATAGTTGATATTTCAACACATAAAGACATTGATCAAGTGCTATTGGATAGGCTCTATAATATTCGAAAAAAATTAAGTGCTAAACATAATGTTGCACCGATTATGATATTTCAAGATCATATTATTAAAGAATTTTCTAAGAAAATGCCAACGTCCAAAAAAGAAATGATGAACATTTCAGGTATTGGCAACTACAAATTAAAACATTATTGTCCATTGTTTATCGATGAGATTAAATCATATTTAGCCCAATAA
- a CDS encoding biotin-dependent carboxyltransferase family protein, with product MTLTINHPGFLSTIQDRGRKGYRHKHIVQSGASDMLAHNIANALVGNAEDVATIEMSGSPAKITFNDYHIAVLTGAKFVAHTNKRSIMPYKVYLFEPGETIESYSAFKGNHLYLAIAGGFKSSSHFGSKSTYISNSRALYGYKIFEGDELELEREWNDRQQLLYQVLQSKGELSWGIDHYTIAQNYLSDICHIQVSTSQYDIEKINEFLHYKFQMTHQNDRQGIVLQRNDNSMLLEFKEQPLPMQLRKGMLQINRNNEPVILLNDHYPIGRHPIIGVIPSYHLSKISQKRVGSTVEFKIIAEEQMHENLYRHAKWIKSLFLAIENKFRTLN from the coding sequence ATGACGTTAACAATTAATCATCCAGGGTTCCTATCAACAATTCAAGATAGAGGTAGAAAAGGGTATCGCCATAAACATATCGTGCAAAGTGGGGCAAGTGATATGTTAGCGCATAATATAGCTAATGCTTTAGTTGGAAATGCAGAAGATGTGGCCACCATTGAGATGAGTGGAAGCCCTGCTAAGATAACATTTAATGATTATCATATTGCGGTGCTTACTGGTGCAAAATTTGTTGCACACACTAATAAGAGAAGCATTATGCCTTATAAAGTTTACTTATTTGAACCTGGTGAAACAATTGAATCATATTCGGCGTTTAAAGGGAATCACTTATATTTAGCTATAGCTGGTGGCTTTAAGAGTTCTTCACATTTTGGTTCAAAGTCAACATATATTAGTAATAGCCGTGCATTATATGGTTACAAGATTTTCGAAGGTGATGAACTCGAGTTAGAACGTGAATGGAATGATCGTCAACAATTGCTATATCAAGTGTTACAATCAAAAGGTGAATTATCATGGGGCATTGATCATTATACAATTGCTCAGAATTATTTGAGTGATATTTGCCATATTCAAGTATCGACGAGCCAATACGATATTGAAAAAATAAATGAATTTCTTCATTATAAATTTCAAATGACACATCAAAATGATAGACAAGGCATTGTCCTTCAACGAAATGATAACTCAATGCTATTGGAATTCAAAGAACAGCCACTTCCAATGCAACTACGTAAAGGTATGCTCCAAATCAATAGAAATAATGAACCTGTTATATTATTAAATGATCATTATCCAATCGGAAGGCACCCTATTATTGGTGTGATACCGTCATACCACTTGTCTAAAATTAGTCAAAAAAGGGTTGGTTCGACCGTTGAATTTAAAATAATCGCAGAAGAACAAATGCATGAAAATTTATACCGACATGCAAAATGGATTAAAAGTTTATTTTTGGCGATTGAAAATAAATTTAGAACGTTAAATTAA
- a CDS encoding 5' nucleotidase, NT5C type has protein sequence MMRKSIAIDMDEVLANTAQGLLDKYNNRLGSNHTIEDLGNQKLSNAYEEDIDIIKEIIFDRGFFGELEVIDDAIEVVEHLTKDYDVYIATAAMDVPTSFDAKFAWLKKYFPFLDEQNFIFCGYKGVVGTDYLIDDNPKQLKAFKGTSIMFTAHHNLEHDEFIRVNSWLEVKEYFDQQL, from the coding sequence ATTATGAGAAAGAGCATTGCAATTGATATGGATGAAGTTCTAGCGAATACTGCACAAGGTTTATTGGATAAATATAACAACAGATTAGGTTCAAACCATACGATTGAGGATTTAGGGAATCAAAAGCTAAGCAATGCATATGAAGAAGATATTGATATCATCAAAGAAATTATATTTGATCGAGGATTTTTTGGTGAGTTAGAAGTCATTGATGATGCGATAGAAGTTGTCGAACATTTGACGAAAGATTACGATGTGTATATTGCAACCGCTGCAATGGATGTCCCTACATCATTTGATGCAAAATTTGCATGGTTAAAAAAATACTTCCCATTTTTAGATGAACAGAATTTTATTTTTTGCGGATATAAAGGTGTTGTTGGAACAGATTACTTAATCGACGATAATCCTAAGCAGTTAAAAGCATTTAAAGGAACATCGATTATGTTTACAGCACATCATAATTTAGAACATGATGAATTTATTCGTGTGAATTCTTGGCTTGAAGTAAAAGAATATTTTGACCAACAGTTATAG
- a CDS encoding LTA synthase family protein, whose protein sequence is MFNNFKQQPLKITTLLIILTILLTMKTYLAYFTDFSLGVKGFYQYLILFFNPIAMIILSLSLTMFFKGKKSFFIMFLVYIGLTTILYANVVFFRFFSDFITFSTLSQSSNLNSMGTNIQASVRPYDLLYLFDIPLIFMTLIMKFKVLQYPQHELFRKRFVPLSIIVALSLFVVNLAMAETDRPQLLTRTFDHKYLVKYLGPYSFTIYDGVKSLQNSSQKALANEDDLSEIVNYTKRKNAEPNPETFGIAKDKNIIKIHLESLQSWMIGYEHNGEEVTPFLNELAKGNGDFKYYPNFYHQTGQGKTADAELILDNSIYGLAEGSAFSLKGDNHYQALPSILNQQRNYTSAVFHGDYKTFWNRDQVYKRFGVDRFYDAEFYDMTGDNIENLGLLDKPFFEESMSYLKDLKEPYYAHFLTLTHHYPFSLSEDEATIDRGDTGDNTVDGYIQTARYMDEAVKDFVSDLKEEGMYDDSVIVIYSDHYGISENHNRAMEEIQGHEITPEVNQDNQRVPFYIKVPGMDGEVVEDVAGQVDVMPTLMHLQGINTKEYIMFGTDLFSDQHKEMVIMRNGEVITDQYQIIGNEVFDRETNEKIEETEKTKAIKKQAEIELELSDKLIYGDLFRFYDQNGFEKVDTSQYMYSPNEY, encoded by the coding sequence ATGTTTAATAATTTTAAACAACAACCATTAAAAATAACGACACTATTAATCATACTCACTATTTTATTAACAATGAAAACTTATTTAGCTTATTTTACTGATTTTTCACTTGGGGTAAAAGGATTCTATCAATACTTAATATTATTTTTTAACCCAATTGCAATGATTATTTTGAGTCTAAGTTTAACGATGTTTTTCAAAGGGAAAAAGTCATTTTTTATCATGTTTTTAGTCTATATTGGATTAACAACTATTTTATATGCTAACGTAGTATTTTTTAGATTTTTCTCAGATTTTATAACGTTTTCTACATTAAGCCAATCGTCTAACTTGAATTCAATGGGGACGAATATTCAAGCATCCGTTAGACCATATGATTTACTTTATCTATTCGATATCCCATTAATTTTTATGACGCTAATCATGAAATTTAAAGTATTACAATACCCACAACATGAATTGTTCAGAAAACGCTTTGTACCATTATCTATTATAGTAGCTTTGAGCTTATTTGTTGTGAATTTAGCAATGGCTGAAACAGATCGTCCTCAATTATTGACACGTACTTTTGACCATAAGTATTTAGTGAAATATTTAGGGCCATATTCATTTACTATTTATGATGGTGTTAAATCATTACAAAATAGTTCGCAAAAAGCATTAGCAAATGAAGACGATTTAAGTGAAATTGTAAATTATACGAAAAGAAAAAATGCTGAACCAAATCCTGAGACATTCGGAATCGCAAAAGATAAAAATATTATCAAAATCCATTTAGAAAGCTTACAATCATGGATGATTGGATATGAACATAATGGAGAAGAAGTGACACCATTTCTTAATGAACTAGCAAAAGGGAATGGCGATTTCAAATATTATCCAAATTTTTATCATCAAACTGGACAAGGCAAGACTGCAGATGCAGAACTTATTTTGGATAATTCTATTTACGGATTAGCTGAAGGTTCAGCATTTTCTTTAAAAGGTGATAACCATTATCAAGCATTACCAAGTATTTTAAATCAACAAAGAAACTATACATCAGCAGTATTCCATGGAGATTACAAAACATTTTGGAATCGAGACCAAGTATATAAAAGGTTTGGTGTCGATCGATTTTATGATGCTGAATTTTACGATATGACAGGTGATAATATAGAGAATTTAGGGTTGCTCGATAAACCGTTCTTTGAAGAAAGCATGTCATATTTAAAAGACTTAAAAGAGCCTTATTATGCCCATTTCTTGACGTTAACGCATCATTATCCATTCTCATTATCAGAAGACGAGGCGACGATTGATCGCGGGGATACTGGAGATAATACTGTCGATGGTTACATTCAAACTGCTCGCTATATGGATGAAGCGGTTAAAGATTTTGTATCAGACTTGAAAGAAGAAGGCATGTATGATGATAGTGTCATTGTCATATATAGTGACCATTACGGAATATCAGAAAATCATAATCGAGCGATGGAAGAAATACAAGGACATGAGATTACACCTGAAGTGAACCAGGATAACCAACGTGTTCCATTCTATATTAAAGTACCAGGGATGGATGGTGAAGTGGTCGAGGATGTAGCAGGTCAAGTTGATGTGATGCCTACATTAATGCACTTACAAGGCATTAATACGAAAGAATATATTATGTTCGGAACAGATTTATTCTCTGATCAACATAAAGAAATGGTAATTATGAGAAATGGTGAAGTCATTACAGATCAATATCAAATTATTGGTAATGAAGTTTTTGATCGAGAAACAAATGAAAAAATCGAAGAAACCGAAAAGACCAAAGCAATAAAAAAACAAGCAGAAATTGAACTTGAATTATCAGATAAATTAATTTATGGTGATTTATTTAGATTTTATGATCAAAATGGATTTGAAAAAGTAGATACAAGTCAATATATGTATTCACCAAATGAATATTAA
- the nrdI gene encoding class Ib ribonucleoside-diphosphate reductase assembly flavoprotein NrdI, whose translation MQIVYYSLTGNVRRFIQRTDAIHTIELTEETNELEMYEPFILVTGTIGFGEVPEVVDTFLNYGENSTFLKGVVGSGNRNWGQNFAKASKTLSGKYNVPLLHTFELHGNDKDIEIFNQKVANLV comes from the coding sequence ATGCAAATTGTGTATTATTCATTAACAGGAAATGTTCGTCGTTTTATTCAACGAACAGATGCAATTCATACGATTGAATTGACAGAAGAAACGAACGAATTAGAGATGTATGAGCCTTTTATTTTAGTCACTGGAACGATTGGTTTCGGAGAGGTGCCTGAAGTGGTTGATACATTTTTAAATTATGGAGAGAATAGTACCTTTTTAAAAGGTGTCGTAGGGAGTGGCAATAGAAATTGGGGACAAAACTTTGCGAAAGCTTCAAAGACATTGAGTGGTAAGTATAATGTTCCGTTACTACATACTTTTGAATTGCATGGCAATGATAAAGATATAGAAATATTTAATCAAAAGGTGGCTAATTTAGTATGA
- a CDS encoding chorismate-binding protein, producing the protein MSYAIIQYPQMDKPLYFVDSIDSFCCEFSDAHSFQYFCEKAEKYQSQGLYVIMLLDYEVGELLNGIELNNQHSSAPQGEKQHGNRPIAHCIVYDEAVSKYEFYQNKTVKKTRKNYQQEGTDHHFEWTQSDAQLKESIEMVKSYISEGYTYQVNFTTRLQSQWKVCPFTFFEHALERKDGEYMSYIFDDKHHRHIISLSPELFFTLDEVKNTIVTSPMKGTLSKNKEPQLLRDSIKDRAENVMIVDLLRNDLSKISGVKSVHVDPLFEVKSYPTIWQMISTITAKYSNQVSLYDVLNQLFPCGSITGAPKYSTMNFIKQIEPIHRGIYCGSIGILLPKGESIFNVAIRTLEIKDDTATYGVGAGITINSNADAEVEEFKDKTKVLDQLKLSPLYYIETFKSDDVENIPLHIDRLERSSKVNQDVLLNRLKKQLEEHLTDDAHTVRMTVTNSGNIDFDHRLLPSIDGENTIRFSTLPILKSSLTSIKTNRRYRFPQRSNEQNYYVYYNEEGMIVECDIGNIIYCINDVWYTPSIEAGALPGIQRQKMLEQHSIFVKDIHVNEFIDLAISQINNIKIINSLRGTVNLHHIKID; encoded by the coding sequence ATGTCGTATGCAATTATACAATATCCTCAAATGGACAAGCCTTTATATTTTGTAGACTCTATCGATTCTTTTTGCTGTGAATTTAGCGATGCTCATTCATTTCAATATTTTTGTGAAAAGGCTGAAAAATATCAATCCCAAGGATTATATGTCATTATGCTATTAGATTATGAAGTTGGAGAGTTGCTAAATGGTATAGAACTAAATAATCAACACAGTAGTGCTCCACAGGGGGAAAAACAGCATGGAAATAGACCGATTGCCCATTGTATCGTTTATGACGAAGCGGTTTCAAAGTATGAATTTTATCAAAATAAAACAGTCAAAAAAACCAGAAAAAACTATCAACAAGAAGGTACAGATCATCACTTCGAGTGGACACAATCGGATGCACAGTTGAAAGAGAGTATAGAGATGGTTAAGTCTTATATAAGTGAAGGATATACATATCAAGTCAACTTTACAACGAGATTACAATCTCAATGGAAGGTTTGCCCATTCACTTTTTTTGAGCACGCATTAGAACGAAAAGATGGAGAATATATGAGTTATATATTTGATGACAAGCATCACCGTCATATTATATCTCTATCACCTGAATTATTTTTCACCTTAGATGAAGTGAAGAACACCATTGTAACATCTCCAATGAAAGGGACGTTATCGAAAAATAAAGAGCCACAGTTACTACGTGACAGCATTAAAGATAGAGCGGAAAATGTAATGATTGTAGATCTATTAAGGAATGACTTATCGAAGATATCAGGTGTGAAGTCGGTACATGTTGATCCATTATTTGAAGTTAAATCGTATCCTACGATATGGCAAATGATCTCTACGATTACAGCCAAATACTCCAATCAAGTGTCGCTATATGATGTGTTGAATCAATTGTTTCCTTGTGGTTCTATTACAGGGGCTCCTAAATATTCAACAATGAACTTTATTAAACAAATTGAACCAATCCATCGTGGTATATATTGCGGCTCAATCGGGATATTGTTGCCGAAAGGTGAGTCTATTTTTAATGTTGCGATTAGAACACTTGAAATAAAAGATGATACCGCTACATATGGTGTAGGTGCAGGCATTACGATTAATTCTAATGCAGATGCTGAAGTAGAAGAATTTAAAGATAAAACAAAAGTATTAGATCAATTGAAATTATCGCCTCTTTATTATATTGAGACTTTTAAATCAGATGATGTAGAAAACATTCCACTGCATATAGACCGATTAGAGCGCAGTAGCAAAGTAAATCAAGATGTTCTATTAAATAGGTTAAAGAAACAGTTAGAAGAACATTTAACTGACGATGCTCATACCGTTCGAATGACTGTCACAAATTCAGGAAACATTGATTTTGATCATAGATTATTACCTAGTATAGATGGAGAAAATACAATACGCTTTTCGACATTGCCAATCCTAAAATCTTCTTTAACGAGTATAAAAACGAATAGACGCTATCGCTTTCCTCAACGAAGTAATGAACAGAACTATTATGTATACTATAATGAAGAAGGAATGATTGTTGAGTGTGATATTGGAAATATTATATATTGTATAAATGATGTATGGTATACTCCATCTATTGAGGCTGGAGCATTGCCAGGTATTCAACGTCAAAAAATGCTAGAACAACACTCTATTTTTGTAAAAGATATTCATGTGAACGAATTTATTGATTTGGCAATTTCACAGATCAATAATATTAAAATTATTAATTCTTTACGGGGGACAGTGAACCTCCATCATATTAAAATAGATTAA
- a CDS encoding peptide MFS transporter, with translation MARREYTDHEIIESVPRKGFFGHPKGLLTLFITEFWERFSYYGMKAILLYYLYYATSKGGFGLKETDAMIIVTLYGALVMMSTIIGGWFADRLIGARKAIIYGALLIMFGHILMSIPGNFTMLLIALALIIIGSGLLKPSMSTNVNELYEKEDSRIDAGFTIFYMSVNLGAWISPFIVGQLHSSFGFHAGFAAAAVGMFFGLIWFVMTQKNTLGFTGLNVPNPLSKGEGKKVTLIATGIAILIAIILFIFKLFGMLNLEGITWIMTFFGLGIPAIYLTYMYTHPKTSSDEKSRLLAYIPLFIAAVIFWAIQEQGATVLAEFADQKTQLDLKPLLGIDYVIPAAFFQSLNPMFIVIFAPVFSMLWVKLGKFNPSTPLKFAIALIFAGLGYIAMVYPIMSGEQLINPLWLVLSFFLIVLGELCISPIGLSTTTRMAPQAFTTQMLSVWFLSNAAAQGLNAQLVQIYGAVDPASYFGYMGLVAIGLAVLLIVLVPIIKKAMRGVH, from the coding sequence ATGGCTCGTCGTGAGTATACAGACCATGAAATAATTGAAAGTGTTCCCCGTAAAGGATTCTTCGGTCATCCTAAAGGATTATTAACATTATTCATCACTGAATTCTGGGAACGTTTTAGTTACTATGGTATGAAAGCCATCTTACTTTATTATTTATACTATGCAACATCTAAAGGTGGATTTGGTCTTAAAGAAACAGATGCGATGATCATCGTAACGTTATATGGTGCTTTAGTTATGATGAGTACTATTATTGGAGGTTGGTTCGCTGATCGTTTAATCGGTGCAAGAAAAGCAATAATTTATGGTGCCCTTCTCATTATGTTCGGTCACATTTTAATGAGTATTCCGGGTAACTTTACGATGTTACTGATTGCACTTGCTTTAATAATTATCGGGTCAGGTTTGCTTAAACCAAGTATGTCAACGAATGTAAATGAATTATATGAAAAAGAAGATTCAAGAATCGATGCTGGATTCACGATCTTCTATATGTCTGTAAACTTAGGTGCATGGATTTCACCATTTATTGTAGGACAATTACATAGTTCATTTGGCTTCCACGCAGGGTTTGCTGCAGCCGCGGTTGGTATGTTCTTCGGTTTAATTTGGTTTGTAATGACTCAAAAGAACACATTAGGTTTTACAGGACTAAATGTTCCAAACCCGTTATCTAAAGGCGAAGGCAAAAAAGTCACTTTAATCGCAACGGGTATCGCAATTTTAATTGCAATTATTTTATTCATTTTTAAATTATTCGGTATGTTGAACTTAGAAGGTATTACTTGGATTATGACATTCTTTGGTCTAGGTATACCGGCTATATACTTAACATATATGTATACACATCCAAAAACATCATCTGATGAGAAATCAAGATTATTAGCTTATATCCCGTTATTTATTGCTGCGGTAATATTTTGGGCGATTCAAGAGCAAGGGGCAACTGTATTAGCTGAGTTTGCTGATCAAAAAACACAATTAGATCTTAAACCATTACTTGGTATTGATTACGTAATCCCAGCTGCATTCTTCCAATCATTGAATCCTATGTTTATCGTAATCTTTGCCCCTGTCTTTTCGATGTTATGGGTTAAATTAGGAAAATTCAATCCATCAACACCGTTAAAATTTGCAATTGCATTGATCTTTGCGGGATTAGGATATATCGCGATGGTTTATCCAATTATGAGTGGTGAACAATTAATTAACCCATTATGGTTAGTATTAAGCTTCTTCTTAATCGTTTTAGGAGAGTTATGTATTTCACCTATAGGATTATCAACAACAACTCGTATGGCACCACAAGCATTTACAACTCAAATGTTGAGTGTATGGTTCTTATCAAACGCAGCTGCACAAGGGTTGAACGCACAACTCGTTCAAATTTATGGCGCAGTAGATCCAGCATCATACTTTGGTTATATGGGACTTGTAGCAATCGGTTTAGCTGTTCTACTTATTGTTTTAGTACCAATAATCAAAAAAGCAATGCGTGGCGTTCACTAA
- a CDS encoding DMT family transporter — MSNVTKGIICLLIASLGFSIMGLCIKMSGDLPTMQKAFFRNFISMIVAFGFVLYNRVPMFGHRQNQKLLIARSVFGVIGVLLFFYSLDHLVLSDAEMLNKLSPFFTIILCSIFLNERIRKFQMISIIIAFIGTLFIIKPELSLEVVPSLIALLGAISAASAYTILRVLGPLEKFYTVVFYFSMFSTIVLLPFVIVNFHPMSTKQLVLLITAGLMASIGQFGITLAYQFAEAKQISIFFYSTVLFSALFSIIIFKTIPDAYSIVGYIIVFSASFYMFMKQRPRKPLHE; from the coding sequence TTGTCTAACGTAACGAAAGGTATTATTTGTTTACTCATTGCTTCATTAGGTTTTAGTATTATGGGTTTATGTATCAAAATGAGTGGTGATTTACCGACGATGCAAAAAGCATTTTTCCGTAATTTCATTTCGATGATTGTAGCCTTTGGATTTGTCTTATACAATCGTGTACCGATGTTCGGACATCGCCAAAATCAAAAATTATTAATTGCACGAAGTGTGTTCGGTGTCATTGGTGTATTACTATTTTTCTATAGTCTTGACCATCTTGTACTGAGTGATGCCGAAATGTTAAATAAATTAAGTCCATTTTTCACGATTATTTTATGTTCGATCTTTTTAAATGAACGTATTCGTAAGTTCCAAATGATAAGTATCATCATTGCTTTCATCGGAACACTCTTTATTATCAAACCTGAACTTTCTCTTGAAGTGGTTCCTTCATTGATTGCTTTATTAGGTGCAATCAGTGCAGCAAGTGCTTATACAATCCTTAGAGTATTAGGGCCTTTGGAGAAGTTTTATACGGTTGTGTTTTATTTCTCGATGTTTTCAACGATTGTTTTACTTCCATTTGTTATAGTTAATTTCCATCCGATGTCAACGAAACAATTAGTGCTCTTAATTACTGCAGGTTTAATGGCAAGTATTGGACAGTTCGGGATTACACTTGCGTATCAATTTGCAGAAGCAAAACAAATTTCTATATTCTTTTATTCAACCGTGTTATTCAGTGCATTATTTTCAATTATAATATTCAAAACAATTCCAGATGCTTATAGCATTGTTGGATATATCATCGTATTTAGTGCTAGTTTCTATATGTTTATGAAACAAAGACCAAGAAAGCCTTTACATGAATGA